In Plutella xylostella chromosome 3, ilPluXylo3.1, whole genome shotgun sequence, the following proteins share a genomic window:
- the LOC105390781 gene encoding uncharacterized protein LOC105390781 produces MGKRSNSKSLVKNNTSEEISSELMNGQIDHPVKSKKKLKHKIEEDKDIAKNIEDVVSNTDCTESKAKKAKKTKKSKDELSIEPDMNKPKKIIFVNDEPQTIELGEPSGSKTKKKKNKVNNVINEESLVNDEDIDNFCDELTNQDNEQYEEWVQLLEAKLHPNKKS; encoded by the coding sequence ATGGGGAAACGAAGTAATTCCAAGTCTCTCGTGAAAAATAATACCAGTGAAGAAATAAGCTCTGAATTGATGAACGGACAGATTGATCATCCAGTTAAATCTAAGAAGAAGTTAAAACATAAGATAGAAGAGGACAAAGATATTGCAAAAAACATTGAAGATGTTGTGTCAAATACTGATTGTACTGAATCTAAAGCTAAGAAAGCTAAAAAGACCAAGAAATCTAAAGATGAATTAAGTATTGAACCTGATATGAACAAACCCAAAAagataatatttgtaaatgaTGAACCACAAACCATAGAATTAGGGGAACCCAGTGGTAGCAAaacaaagaagaagaaaaataaagtgaataatgttataaatgAAGAATCACTTGTCAATGATGAAGATATTGACAATTTCTGTGATGAATTAACTAATCAAGATAATGAGCAGTATGAAGAATGGGTTCAATTATTAGAGGCTAAGTTGCATCCTAATAAAAAATCCTGA
- the LOC105390782 gene encoding zinc finger CCHC domain-containing protein 9, protein MTRFARAKGSKASNERAPEDATPWEVMKEQLLQAKIDGEHAKKRLEAEQQRVENYENFLKEQKVQKRQASWCDFPETKTDSKKPKFQHDKKKVSEHTVGSQHSENHFQRASGTGTTSYEETDKTRSVNNDKTTKKKKSKNNKEKTSSLHDAAPAEKVNESNNDETKPQDAIDDQDMSKKKAKKNKKKKNSDTANSTESSKTDDNKLEKPGDQPNKGQNQTKVPKKKKKKLVDGKPVRRKAENDSSFQLIINGKEVELVRFEGFPIMRKDADRLQDLKNNMIRRGIPKSEVQRTIKLERRRAEKALARLKRDVCYNCRKGGHNLSDCPELKSKIPGENGADGVCFKCGSTEHRQFECKVQKDKEFRFASCFICREQGHIARQCPDNPKGLYPNGGGCKLCGDVTHLRKDCPTDQDKRVESTVKLPTLESVDNIEDIEQQQAVKPTESVKKPKKIKF, encoded by the exons ATGACAAGGTTCGCCCGTGCTAAAGGCTCAAAGGCGTCTAATGAAAGAGCTCCTGAAGATGCCACACCATGGGAGGTTATGAAGGAGCAATTGCTTCAAGCTAAAATTGATGGGGAACATGCTAAGAAGAGGCTTgaa GCAGAACAACAGCGAGTGGAGAACTATGAAAACTTTTTGAAAGAACAGAAGGTTCAAAAGCGCCAGGCCTCCTGGTGTGATTTCCCAGAAACAAAAACAGATAGTAAAAAACCTAAGTTCCAACATGATAAAAAGAAGGTAAGTGAACATACAGTTGGCAGCCAACATTCAGAAAATCACTTCCAGAGGGCATCAGGCACAGGCACAACTAGTTATGAAGAAACTGATAAAACAAGATCAGTGAATAATGACAAAACCACAAAGAAGAAAAagtctaaaaataataaagaaaaaacaagTTCTTTGCATGATGCTGCTCCAGCAGAGAAAGTAAATGAATCAAATAATGATGAAACTAAACCACAAGATGCCATAGATGACCAAGATATGAGTAAGAAGaaggcaaaaaaaaataagaagaagaagaattctGATACTGCTAACAGCACTGAATCTTCTAAAACTGATGATAATAAACTAGAGAAGCCAGGTGACCAGCCTAATAAAGGTCAAAATCAAACTAAAGTTCccaaaaaaaagaaaaagaaattgGTTGACGGTAAACCGGTGCGCAGGAAAGCAGAGAATGACAGTAGCTTCCAGCTCATCATTAACGGAAAAGAAGTTGAGTTGGTGAGATTTGAGGGTTTCCCTATTATGCGGAAAGATGCAGACAGGCTGCAGGATTTGAAAAACAACATGATAAGGAGAGGTATACCTAAAAGTGAAGTGCAAAGGACTATTAAACTTGAGCGACGACGGGCCGAAAAGGCTCTAGCTCGTCTTAAAAGAGATGTGTGCTACAACTGCAGGAAGGGAGGACATAACCTCTCCGACTGTCCGGAGCTCAAGTCCAAGATACCAGGAGAGAATGGAGCTGATGGAGTGTGCTTCAAGTGCGGCTCCACTGAGCACAGACAATTTGAATGCAAAGTGCAAAAGGATAAGGAGTTCAGATTTGCTAGTTGCTTCATCTGCAGGGAGCAG GGACACATAGCTAGGCAATGCCCAGACAATCCAAAAGGACTCTACCCCAATGGAGGTGGGTGCAAGTTATGTGGTGATGTCACACATCTCAGGAAGGATTGCCCAACG GACCAAGACAAGAGAGTGGAATCTACTGTGAAACTGCCGACACTAGAGAGCGTGGACAACATTGAAGACATTGAGCAGCAGCAAGCGGTGAAACCCACTGAATCCGTAAAGAAACCCAAGAAAATCAAGTTCTaa
- the LOC105390785 gene encoding SET domain-containing protein SmydA-8 — translation MGDSHYKIQENDKYGRYLVASKDLDSGELIFTDTPFAFGPKPDSPPLCLGCYCPVENTLCSRCGWPVCGAPCEQAPAHAAECQLFAAARVRFQPVDDWTASSPQLDCITPLRLLLAREQDPTRWQQELVAMETHSAARQLRPAWRADQVNIADFLVDHCKLGDRFSKELVQQVCGILEVNSVEIPSRGGFSIRAVYPRLAVAAHSCVPNIVHTILQNDYQVQVRAAVPIKSGESLHLCYTHTLSPTMLRREFLAESKFFDCDCARCADPTELGTHLSTLKCSKCDNGVILSTNPLDNEAGWQCTDKNCGFKTSGAAMRKMLAVVQAEVDQLDALEPGPAAIEQREATLKKYKSVFHPQHSILLSLKHSLAQLYGRVEGYEIDELPDLVLERKADFCRLMLRVLDVLIPGESRMRGMVLYELHAPIMFIARNEFSAGTITQEKLKERLQEPIKCLEEASRILMREDPQSPEGITGLIAQQSMEQLKASLDAL, via the exons ATGGGGGATAGTCATTACAAAATCCAGGAGAATGACAAATACGGGAGATACTTGGTGGCCAGCAAAGATTTGGACAGTGGTGAACTGATTTTCACGGATACTCCCTTCGCATTTGGACCTAAACCAG ACTCGCCGCCGCTATGCCTCGGCTGCTACTGCCCCGTGGAGAATACCCTGTGCTCGCGCTGTGGCTGGCCCGTGTGCGGCGCGCCGTGCGAGCAGGCCCCGGCCCACGCGGCCGAGTGCCAGCTGTTCGCCGCGGCCAGGGTGCGCTTCCAGCCCGTCGACGACTGGACCGCCTCCTCGCCGCAACTCGACTGCATCACTCCGCTCAG ATTACTCCTAGCCCGTGAGCAGGACCCTACGCGCTGGCAGCAGGAGCTGGTTGCCATGGAGACGCACTCTGCGGCGCGACAGCTGCGGCCCGCGTGGCGCGCGGACCAGGTCAACATCGCAGACTTCCTGGTGGACCACTGCAAGCTGGGCGACAGGTTCAGCAAGGAGCTGGTGCAGCAAGTGTGCGGGATACTTGAG GTGAACTCGGTGGAGATTCCCTCACGCGGGGGGTTCAGCATCCGCGCCGTGTACCCGCGCCTGGCGGTGGCGGCGCACAGCTGCGTGCCCAACATCGTGCACACCATCCTGCAGAACGACTACCA AGTACAAGTGCGGGCAGCGGTCCCAATCAAGTCTGGAGAGTCCCTGCACCTCTGCTACACGCACACCTTGTCCCCCACCATGCTGCGGCGGGAGTTCCTCGCGGAGTCCAAGTTCTTCGACTGTGACTGCGCAAGGTGCGCCGACCCGACTGAACTCGGCACCCATCTGAGCACGCTCAAATGTTCCAAGTGTGACAACGGCGTTATCCTGTCTACTAATCCTCTTG ACAACGAGGCGGGCTGGCAGTGCACAGACAAGAACTGCGGGTTCAAGACGTCGGGCGCGGCGATGCGCAAGATGCTGGCGGTGGTGCAGGCCGAGGTGGACCAGCTGGACGCGCTGGAGCCGGGGCCCGCCGCTATTGAGCAGAGAGAGGCTACGCTGAAGAag TATAAATCCGTCTTCCACCCGCAACACTCCATCCTGCTGTCTCTCAAACACTCGCTGGCGCAGCTGTACGGGCGCGTGGAGGGCTACGAGATCGACGAGCTGCCCGACCTAGTGCTGGAGCGGAAGGCCGACTTCTGCCGGCTGATGTTGAGGGTGCTGGATGTGCTGATACCGGGCGAGAGCCGCATGAGAG gCATGGTGTTATACGAACTGCACGCTCCAATAATGTTTATAGCAAGGAACGAGTTTAGCGCGGGAACCATTACGCAGGAGAAACTGAAAGAGAGGCTGCAAGAACCCATCAAGTGTCTGGAGGAAGCTTCCAGAATCCTGATGAGGGAAGACCCACAGAGCCCCGAGGGCATCACTGGTCTGATTGCACAACAGTCTATGGAACAATTGAAGGCTAGCTTGGATGCCTTGTGA
- the LOC105390784 gene encoding voltage-dependent anion-selective channel isoform X1 — MSFYDELFRIRDVIKKYFDPPLVQAAIVKERVQCVKTDGSYGEMTICRDDETAQRIPCPAEDHDHCPWSCQISKKLTRLVGGGSYGMAPPFYADLGKKANDVFSKGYHFGLIKLDLKTKSENGVEFSSGIVNNQESGKVFGSLQSKYAVKDYGLTFTEKWNTDNTLATDITLADKIAVGLKVTLEGTFAPQTGSKTGKLKSSYVTDLAAFNVNADLDLNGPIVDAAAVLHHQGWLAGVFTQFDTQKTKFSKNNFALGYQSKDFALHTNVDNGKDFGGSIYQKVSDKLECGVSMKWSAGSSDTLFGVGSKFLLDSDASLHAKINNKSLIGLGYQQKLRQGVTLTLSAAIDGQNFNAGGHKIGLALELEP; from the exons atgagCTTTTATGATGAACTATTTCGTATTCGTGATgttattaagaaatattttgatcCACCCCTTGTGCAAGCCGCTATCGTGAAGGAACGAGTGCAGTGCGTTAAAACA GACGGCAGTTATGGTGAGATGACGATATGCCGCGACGACGAGACTGCGCAGCGCATCCCGTGCCCAGCAGAGGACCACGACCACTGCCCCTGGTCCTGCCAGATATCCAAGAAACTCACCAGACTCGTGGGCGGCGGATCCTAT GGTATGGCTCCTCCATTCTACGCTGACCTTGGAAAGAAGGCCAATGATGTCTTCAGCAAGGGCTACCACTTCGGGCTCATCAAGCTCGACTTAAAGACCAAGAGCGAAAATGGAGTGGAATTCAGCAGTGGAATTGTCAACAACCAGGAGAGCGGAAAA gTTTTCGGAAGTCTCCAGTCCAAATACGCCGTCAAAGACTACGGTCTGACATTCACAGAGAAATGGAACACAGACAACACCCTGGCCACAGACATCACCCTGGCTGACAAGATCGCTGTCGGCCTTAAGGTCACCCTCGAGGGAACCTTCGCACCTCAGACCGG GAGCAAAACTGGTAAGCTGAAGTCATCCTACGTGACTGACTTGGCTGCCTTCAATGTGAATGCTGACCTGGACCTGAACGGCCCCATCGTCGATGCCGCCGCCGTCCTCCACCACCAGGGATGGTTGGCCGGTGTCTTCACACAGTTCGACACACAGAAGACCAAGTTCAGCAAGAACAACTTTGCCCTCGGCTACCAGTCCAAGGACTTCGCTCTGCACACCAACGT TGACAACGGCAAGGACTTCGGCGGCTCCATCTACCAGAAGGTGTCGGACAAGCTGGAGTGCGGAGTGAGCATGAAGTGGTCCGCGGGCTCGTCGGACACGCTGTTCGGCGTCGGCAGCAAGTTCCTGCTGGACTCGGACGCGTCGCTGCACGCCAAGATCAACAACAAGTCGCTCATCGGGCTCGGATACCAGCAGAAGCTGCGCCAAG GCGTGACGCTGACTCTGTCTGCCGCCATCGACGGTCAGAACTTCAACGCCGGCGGCCACAAGATCGGTCTGGCCCTGGAGCTGGAGCCCTAG
- the LOC105390784 gene encoding voltage-dependent anion-selective channel isoform X2: MAPPFYADLGKKANDVFSKGYHFGLIKLDLKTKSENGVEFSSGIVNNQESGKVFGSLQSKYAVKDYGLTFTEKWNTDNTLATDITLADKIAVGLKVTLEGTFAPQTGSKTGKLKSSYVTDLAAFNVNADLDLNGPIVDAAAVLHHQGWLAGVFTQFDTQKTKFSKNNFALGYQSKDFALHTNVDNGKDFGGSIYQKVSDKLECGVSMKWSAGSSDTLFGVGSKFLLDSDASLHAKINNKSLIGLGYQQKLRQGVTLTLSAAIDGQNFNAGGHKIGLALELEP, from the exons ATGGCTCCTCCATTCTACGCTGACCTTGGAAAGAAGGCCAATGATGTCTTCAGCAAGGGCTACCACTTCGGGCTCATCAAGCTCGACTTAAAGACCAAGAGCGAAAATGGAGTGGAATTCAGCAGTGGAATTGTCAACAACCAGGAGAGCGGAAAA gTTTTCGGAAGTCTCCAGTCCAAATACGCCGTCAAAGACTACGGTCTGACATTCACAGAGAAATGGAACACAGACAACACCCTGGCCACAGACATCACCCTGGCTGACAAGATCGCTGTCGGCCTTAAGGTCACCCTCGAGGGAACCTTCGCACCTCAGACCGG GAGCAAAACTGGTAAGCTGAAGTCATCCTACGTGACTGACTTGGCTGCCTTCAATGTGAATGCTGACCTGGACCTGAACGGCCCCATCGTCGATGCCGCCGCCGTCCTCCACCACCAGGGATGGTTGGCCGGTGTCTTCACACAGTTCGACACACAGAAGACCAAGTTCAGCAAGAACAACTTTGCCCTCGGCTACCAGTCCAAGGACTTCGCTCTGCACACCAACGT TGACAACGGCAAGGACTTCGGCGGCTCCATCTACCAGAAGGTGTCGGACAAGCTGGAGTGCGGAGTGAGCATGAAGTGGTCCGCGGGCTCGTCGGACACGCTGTTCGGCGTCGGCAGCAAGTTCCTGCTGGACTCGGACGCGTCGCTGCACGCCAAGATCAACAACAAGTCGCTCATCGGGCTCGGATACCAGCAGAAGCTGCGCCAAG GCGTGACGCTGACTCTGTCTGCCGCCATCGACGGTCAGAACTTCAACGCCGGCGGCCACAAGATCGGTCTGGCCCTGGAGCTGGAGCCCTAG